A window of the Gossypium hirsutum isolate 1008001.06 chromosome A05, Gossypium_hirsutum_v2.1, whole genome shotgun sequence genome harbors these coding sequences:
- the LOC107958479 gene encoding ABC transporter G family member 39 isoform X4: MSEFIPQRTCAYIGHHDVHHGEMTVRETLDFSGRCLGVGTRYEILKELSKREKEAGIKPDPEIDAFMKATAMAGQRTSLVTDYVLKILGLEMCSDTLVGDDMRRGISGGEKKRLTTGEMLVGPAKAFFMDEISTGLDSSTTYQICKFMRQMVHILDVTMVISLLQPAPETYDQFDHLILLSEGQIVYQGPTQGVLEFFEYMGFKCPERKGVADFLQEVTSKKDQEQYWFRKDQPYSYVTVSEFVQGFNSFHIGQQLESDLRVPYDRSVARHPALVTENYGISNWELFRACFAREWLLMKRNSFVYVFKTVQITIMSLIAMTVFFRKEMHAGNLEDGSKFFGALFYSLINVMFNGMAELAMTIFRLPVFYKQRDFLFYPPWAFSLPIWIIKIPFSLMESGIWICLTYYTIGFAPAASRFFRQFLAFFGIHQMALSLFRFIAAVGRTQVIANTLGTFTLLMVFVLGGFIVARDDIEPWMIWGYYLSPMMYGQNAIVMNEFLDKRWNTQNNDTRINATTVGQVLLKSRGFYTEDRWFWISVAALFGFSVLFNILFIVALTYLNPLRDCKAIVVDENENTNKKESSSGKNIPGTDLPVRNSSDATNITDRPTGRGMVLPFKPLSLAFNHVSYSVDMPSEMKSQGVEEDHLKLLRDVSGAFRPGILTALVGVTGAGKTTLMDVLAGRKTGGYIEGSISISGYPKNQATFTRVSGYCEQNDIHSPHVTVYESLLYSAWLRLSSEVDTKTRKMFIEEVMELIELKPLRDAIVGLPGVDGLSTEQRKRLTIAVELVANPSIIFMDEPTSGLDARAAAIVMRTVRNTVDTGRTVVCTIHQPSIDIFESFDELLLMKRGGQIIYAGPLGRNSHNLVQYFEAIPGVPKIKEGYNPATWMLEITAPAVENQLNADFAEIYAESSLYQRNQELIEELSHPVPGSEDLHFPTKYSLPFLSQCKVCFLKQHWSYKRNPRYNAIRFFTTIVVGILFGLIFWNKGQQIAKQQDVLNFFGAMYSAVFFLGAVNATTVQGVVAIERTVFYRERAAGMYSELPYALAQVAIEIIYTAIQTAIYVALLYSMIGYEWKASNFLWFYYYITASFVYFTLYGMMVIALTPGAQVAAIVMSFFLSLWNIFSGFLIPRPRIPVWWRWYYWATPVAWTLYGLITSQLGDRNSDLEVPGFPDIPVKRFIKEMFGFEYEFLPVVAVVHIGWCLLFFLVFAYGIKFLNFQRR; this comes from the exons ATGAGTGAGTTTATTCCTCAAAGAACATGTGCTTATATCGGTCACCATGATGTTCACCATGGTGAAATGACAGTAAGGGAAACATTGGATTTCTCGGGACGGTGTCTCGGTGTTGGCACCAGATATGAAATATTGAAAGAGCTGTCAAAGCGGGAAAAAGAGGCAGGGATCAAGCCAGATCCTGAAATTGATGCATTCATGAAAGCAACAGCTATGGCAGGCCAACGAACCAGCTTGGTTACAGATTATGTTCTTAAG ATACTTGGACTAGAAATGTGTTCGGATACTCTGGTCGGGGACGACATGCGTAGAGGTATTTCTGGTGGTGAAAAGAAGCGTTTGACCACTG GAGAGATGTTGGTTGGTCCAGCAAAGGCCTTCTTCATGGACGAAATATCAACGGGGCTGGACAGTTCTACCACTTATCAGATTTGCAAGTTCATGAGGCAAATGGTTCATATCCTGGATGTAACCATGGTCATTTCTCTTCTCCAACCAGCACCCGAGACATACGATCAGTTCGACCACCTTATCCTACTTTCGGAAGGTCAAATTGTCTACCAAGGTCCCACCCAAGGTGTCCTTGAGTTCTTTGAATACATGGGTTTCAAATGCCCTGAAAGAAAAGGAGTTGCAGACTTTTTGCAAGAAGTAACTTCCAAGAAGGACCAAGAGCAATATTGGTTCAGAAAAGACCAGCCTTATAGTTATGTTACGGTTTCCGAGTTTGTGCAGGGGTTCAACTCATTCCACATTGGCCAACAGCTTGAATCCGATCTGAGGGTTCCTTATGACAGATCAGTAGCACGCCATCCTGCATTAGTTACAGAAAACTATGGCATTTCAAACTGGGAGTTGTTCAGAGCATGCTTTGCAAGGGAGTGGTTGCTAATGAAACGTAACTCATTCGTGTATGTATTCAAGACAGTCCAAATTACGATCATGTCATTGATTGCCATGACCGTATTTTTCAGAAAAGAAATGCATGCAGGCAATTTGGAAGATGGTTCGAAATTTTTCGGAGCTTTGTTTTACAGTCTAATCAATGTAATGTTTAATGGGATGGCAGAACTTGCAATGACAATTTTCAGGCTTCCTGTTTTCTATAAACAAAGGGACTTCTTGTTCTATCCTCCATGGGCTTTTAGCCTTCCCATTTGGATCATCAAGATCCCATTTTCATTAATGGAATCCGGAATATGGATCTGCCTCACATACTACACAATTGGATTTGCTCCAGCTGCTAGCAG GTTCTTCAGACAGTTCCTGGCATTCTTTGGCATACATCAAATGGCTTTATCCCTCTTTAGGTTCATTGCTGCTGTAGGAAGAACACAAGTCATTGCAAACACATTGGGTACCTTCACCTTGCTAATGGTTTTCGTGCTTGGAGGTTTCATTGTTGCAAGAG ATGACATTGAACCATGGATGATATGGGGCTACTATTTGTCTCCAATGATGTATGGACAAAATGCCATCGTCatgaatgaatttcttgataaaagaTGGAATACA CAAAATAATGACACCAGAATTAATGCAACTACAGTCGGACAAGTCCTTCTAAAGAGTAGAGGTTTCTATACAGAAGATCGTTGGTTTTGGATTTCTGTTGCAGCGCTGTTCGGATTTTCTGTTCTCTTCAACATTTTATTCATTGTGGCGTTGACTTACCTCAACC CTCTGCGTGATTGCAAAGcaatagttgttgatgaaaatgaaaatacgAACAAGAAAGAGTCATCCTCGGGAAAAAACATACCAG GTACTGATCTGCCAGTGAGAAATTCTTCGGATGCCACCAACATCACGGACCGACCGACTGGAAGAGGAATGGTGTTGCCTTTCAAACCACTTTCACTTGCGTTCAACCATGTTAGCTACTCTGTAGATATGCCTTCT GAAATGAAGAGCCAAGGTGTTGAAGAGGATCATCTTAAGTTGCTACGAGATGTTAGTGGCGCTTTTAGACCAGGGATATTGACAGCATTGGTGGGTGTCACTGGTGCCGGAAAGACAACCCTGATGGATGTATTAGCAGGAAGGAAAACCGGGGGATACATTGAGGGAAGCATAAGCATCTCTGGATATCCAAAGAACCAAGCTACATTTACTCGTGTCAGCGGCTACTGCGAACAAAATGATATCCACTCTCCTCATGTCACAGTCTATGAATCTCTGCTGTACTCAGCCTGGCTTCGTCTTTCTTCAGAAGTTGACACCAAGACAAGAAAG ATGTTCATTGAAGAGGTTATGGAGTTGATTGAGCTCAAGCCACTACGGGATGCTATAGTTGGCCTTCCAGGAGTAGATGGTCTTTCAACAGAACAAAGGAAGAGGTTGACAATTGCAGTTGAATTGGTTGCTAATCCTTCTATCATCTTTATGGATGAGCCAACATCCGGGCTTGATGCCAGGGCCGCTGCGATTGTAATGCGGACAGTGAGAAACACCGTTGATACGGGGAGAACCGTAGTGTGCACCATTCACCAACCTAGCATAGACATCTTTGAGTCTTTTGATGAG TTGCTGTTGATGAAAAGAGGAGGGCAAATCATCTATGCCGGACCTCTTGGTCGCAACTCTCACAATCTTGTACAATATTTTGAG GCTATACCAGGAGTTCCAAAAATCAAGGAAGGATATAATCCAGCAACATGGATGCTTGAAATCACCGCTCCTGCAGTTGAGAATCAGCTGAATGCAGACTTTGCAGAAATTTACGCTGAATCCTCCCTTTATCA GAGGAATCAAGAACTTATTGAAGAGCTCAGTCATCCGGTTCCGGGCTCTGAGGATCTCCACTTTCCGACCAAATATTCTCTACCATTCCTCTCTCAATGCAAGGTTTGTTTCCTGAAACAACACTGGTCTTACAAGAGGAACCCTCGGTACAATGCTATTAGGTTCTTCACAACAATTGTCGTCGGCATCTTGTTCGGCCTTATCTTTTGGAACAAAGGACAACAAAT AGCAAAACAACAAGATGTGCTGAACTTTTTCGGAGCGATGTATAGTGCAGTATTTTTCCTTGGAGCAGTGAATGCTACAACGGTGCAAGGCGTAGTTGCAATAGAGAGAACCGTTTTTTATCGCGAAAGAGCTGCCGGGATGTATTCTGAACTTCCTTACGCGCTAGCGCAG GTGGCAATTGAGATAATCTATACCGCAATCCAGACAGCGATCTACGTTGCACTCCTATACTCAATGATTGGGTATGAATGGAAGGCCAGCAACTTCCTATGGTTCTACTACTACATAACAGCTAGTTTTGTCTACTTCACACTGTATGGGATGATGGTTATTGCTCTCACTCCAGGGGCACAAGTTGCTGCAATTGTCATGTCATTCTTCCTAAGTTTATGGAACATCTTCTCGGGTTTTCTCATCCCGAGACCGCGAATCCCGGTATGGTGGAGGTGGTATTATTGGGCAACTCCAGTGGCTTGGACACTCTATGGCCTTATTACGTCTCAATTGGGTGACCGAAACTCCGATCTTGAGGTGCCTGGATTTCCCGACATTCCGGTTAAGAGATTCATTAAGGAAATGTTCGGTTTCGAGTATGAGTTCCTTCCTGTAGTTGCTGTCGTACACATCGGTTGGTGTCTGTTGTTTTTCTTGGTATTTGCCTACGGTATCAAGTTCCTTAACTTTCAAAGAAGATAA
- the LOC107958479 gene encoding ABC transporter G family member 39 isoform X3, whose amino-acid sequence MASALAGDDLSARSMSSGRGGWGSARFRDIWQTPPEVFERSQRHDTEEDLMWAAIERLPMYDRLRKSMIRNVGDNGKVVLHEVDVTKLGQQNKKQLLDSILKVVEQDNETFLRKLRDRTDRVGIEIPKIEVRFEHLSVEGDVYVGSRALPSLLNVTLTIIESILGLVRLVPSRKRKIEILKDVSGIVKPSRMTLVLGPPGAGKTTFLQALAGRLDQDLRSSGRITYCGYEMSEFIPQRTCAYIGHHDVHHGEMTVRETLDFSGRCLGVGTRYEILKELSKREKEAGIKPDPEIDAFMKATAMAGQRTSLVTDYVLKILGLEMCSDTLVGDDMRRGISGGEKKRLTTGEMLVGPAKAFFMDEISTGLDSSTTYQICKFMRQMVHILDVTMVISLLQPAPETYDQFDHLILLSEGQIVYQGPTQGVLEFFEYMGFKCPERKGVADFLQEVTSKKDQEQYWFRKDQPYSYVTVSEFVQGFNSFHIGQQLESDLRVPYDRSVARHPALVTENYGISNWELFRACFAREWLLMKRNSFVYVFKTVQITIMSLIAMTVFFRKEMHAGNLEDGSKFFGALFYSLINVMFNGMAELAMTIFRLPVFYKQRDFLFYPPWAFSLPIWIIKIPFSLMESGIWICLTYYTIGFAPAASRFFRQFLAFFGIHQMALSLFRFIAAVGRTQVIANTLGTFTLLMVFVLGGFIVARDDIEPWMIWGYYLSPMMYGQNAIVMNEFLDKRWNTQNNDTRINATTVGQVLLKSRGFYTEDRWFWISVAALFGFSVLFNILFIVALTYLNPLRDCKAIVVDENENTNKKESSSGKNIPGTDLPVRNSSDATNITDRPTGRGMVLPFKPLSLAFNHVSYSVDMPSEMKSQGVEEDHLKLLRDVSGAFRPGILTALVGVTGAGKTTLMDVLAGRKTGGYIEGSISISGYPKNQATFTRVSGYCEQNDIHSPHVTVYESLLYSAWLRLSSEVDTKTRKMFIEEVMELIELKPLRDAIVGLPGVDGLSTEQRKRLTIAVELVANPSIIFMDEPTSGLDARAAAIVMRTVRNTVDTGRTVVCTIHQPSIDIFESFDELLLMKRGGQIIYAGPLGRNSHNLVQYFEAIPGVPKIKEGYNPATWMLEITAPAVENQLNADFAEIYAESSLYQRNQELIEELSHPVPGSEDLHFPTKYSLPFLSQCKVCFLKQHWSYKRNPRYNAIRFFTTIVVGILFGLIFWNKGQQIFMS is encoded by the exons ATGGCGTCAGCTTTAGCAGGAGATGATCTATCGGCAAGATCAATGAGCAGCGGGCGTGGGGGTTGGGGGTCGGCGAGGTTCCGGGATATTTGGCAAACTCCGCCCGAAGTGTTCGAGAGGAGCCAACGGCATGACACGGAGGAGGATCTCATGTGGGCTGCCATCGAACGACTTCCCATGTATGATCGCCTCCGGAAAAGTATGATAAGGAATGTTGGTGATAATGGGAAAGTTGTTCTTCACGAAGTTGATGTAACTAAGCTTGGACAACAGAATAAGAAGCAACTCCTAGACAGCATTTTGAAGGTTGTCGAACAAGATAATGAAACTTTTCTCAGGAAATTAAGGGATCGAACTGATAG AGTTGGCATTGAAAttccaaaaattgaagttagatTTGAGCATTTATCAGTTGAAGGAGACGTTTACGTAGGAAGCCGAGCTCTTCCTTCACTGCTTAATGTTACCTTGACTATTATAGAG AGTATTCTTGGATTGGTTCGGCTTGTACCTTCTAGGAAAAGAAAGATTGAGATACTTAAAGATGTCAGTGGAATTGTGAAACCGTCAAG GATGACCCTAGTTTTGGGTCCTCCAGGTGCAGGGAAAACAACATTCTTGCAAGCACTTGCAGGAAGGCTTGATCAGGATCTAAGA TCTAGTGGGAGAATCACATATTGTGGTTATGAAATGAGTGAGTTTATTCCTCAAAGAACATGTGCTTATATCGGTCACCATGATGTTCACCATGGTGAAATGACAGTAAGGGAAACATTGGATTTCTCGGGACGGTGTCTCGGTGTTGGCACCAGATATGAAATATTGAAAGAGCTGTCAAAGCGGGAAAAAGAGGCAGGGATCAAGCCAGATCCTGAAATTGATGCATTCATGAAAGCAACAGCTATGGCAGGCCAACGAACCAGCTTGGTTACAGATTATGTTCTTAAG ATACTTGGACTAGAAATGTGTTCGGATACTCTGGTCGGGGACGACATGCGTAGAGGTATTTCTGGTGGTGAAAAGAAGCGTTTGACCACTG GAGAGATGTTGGTTGGTCCAGCAAAGGCCTTCTTCATGGACGAAATATCAACGGGGCTGGACAGTTCTACCACTTATCAGATTTGCAAGTTCATGAGGCAAATGGTTCATATCCTGGATGTAACCATGGTCATTTCTCTTCTCCAACCAGCACCCGAGACATACGATCAGTTCGACCACCTTATCCTACTTTCGGAAGGTCAAATTGTCTACCAAGGTCCCACCCAAGGTGTCCTTGAGTTCTTTGAATACATGGGTTTCAAATGCCCTGAAAGAAAAGGAGTTGCAGACTTTTTGCAAGAAGTAACTTCCAAGAAGGACCAAGAGCAATATTGGTTCAGAAAAGACCAGCCTTATAGTTATGTTACGGTTTCCGAGTTTGTGCAGGGGTTCAACTCATTCCACATTGGCCAACAGCTTGAATCCGATCTGAGGGTTCCTTATGACAGATCAGTAGCACGCCATCCTGCATTAGTTACAGAAAACTATGGCATTTCAAACTGGGAGTTGTTCAGAGCATGCTTTGCAAGGGAGTGGTTGCTAATGAAACGTAACTCATTCGTGTATGTATTCAAGACAGTCCAAATTACGATCATGTCATTGATTGCCATGACCGTATTTTTCAGAAAAGAAATGCATGCAGGCAATTTGGAAGATGGTTCGAAATTTTTCGGAGCTTTGTTTTACAGTCTAATCAATGTAATGTTTAATGGGATGGCAGAACTTGCAATGACAATTTTCAGGCTTCCTGTTTTCTATAAACAAAGGGACTTCTTGTTCTATCCTCCATGGGCTTTTAGCCTTCCCATTTGGATCATCAAGATCCCATTTTCATTAATGGAATCCGGAATATGGATCTGCCTCACATACTACACAATTGGATTTGCTCCAGCTGCTAGCAG GTTCTTCAGACAGTTCCTGGCATTCTTTGGCATACATCAAATGGCTTTATCCCTCTTTAGGTTCATTGCTGCTGTAGGAAGAACACAAGTCATTGCAAACACATTGGGTACCTTCACCTTGCTAATGGTTTTCGTGCTTGGAGGTTTCATTGTTGCAAGAG ATGACATTGAACCATGGATGATATGGGGCTACTATTTGTCTCCAATGATGTATGGACAAAATGCCATCGTCatgaatgaatttcttgataaaagaTGGAATACA CAAAATAATGACACCAGAATTAATGCAACTACAGTCGGACAAGTCCTTCTAAAGAGTAGAGGTTTCTATACAGAAGATCGTTGGTTTTGGATTTCTGTTGCAGCGCTGTTCGGATTTTCTGTTCTCTTCAACATTTTATTCATTGTGGCGTTGACTTACCTCAACC CTCTGCGTGATTGCAAAGcaatagttgttgatgaaaatgaaaatacgAACAAGAAAGAGTCATCCTCGGGAAAAAACATACCAG GTACTGATCTGCCAGTGAGAAATTCTTCGGATGCCACCAACATCACGGACCGACCGACTGGAAGAGGAATGGTGTTGCCTTTCAAACCACTTTCACTTGCGTTCAACCATGTTAGCTACTCTGTAGATATGCCTTCT GAAATGAAGAGCCAAGGTGTTGAAGAGGATCATCTTAAGTTGCTACGAGATGTTAGTGGCGCTTTTAGACCAGGGATATTGACAGCATTGGTGGGTGTCACTGGTGCCGGAAAGACAACCCTGATGGATGTATTAGCAGGAAGGAAAACCGGGGGATACATTGAGGGAAGCATAAGCATCTCTGGATATCCAAAGAACCAAGCTACATTTACTCGTGTCAGCGGCTACTGCGAACAAAATGATATCCACTCTCCTCATGTCACAGTCTATGAATCTCTGCTGTACTCAGCCTGGCTTCGTCTTTCTTCAGAAGTTGACACCAAGACAAGAAAG ATGTTCATTGAAGAGGTTATGGAGTTGATTGAGCTCAAGCCACTACGGGATGCTATAGTTGGCCTTCCAGGAGTAGATGGTCTTTCAACAGAACAAAGGAAGAGGTTGACAATTGCAGTTGAATTGGTTGCTAATCCTTCTATCATCTTTATGGATGAGCCAACATCCGGGCTTGATGCCAGGGCCGCTGCGATTGTAATGCGGACAGTGAGAAACACCGTTGATACGGGGAGAACCGTAGTGTGCACCATTCACCAACCTAGCATAGACATCTTTGAGTCTTTTGATGAG TTGCTGTTGATGAAAAGAGGAGGGCAAATCATCTATGCCGGACCTCTTGGTCGCAACTCTCACAATCTTGTACAATATTTTGAG GCTATACCAGGAGTTCCAAAAATCAAGGAAGGATATAATCCAGCAACATGGATGCTTGAAATCACCGCTCCTGCAGTTGAGAATCAGCTGAATGCAGACTTTGCAGAAATTTACGCTGAATCCTCCCTTTATCA GAGGAATCAAGAACTTATTGAAGAGCTCAGTCATCCGGTTCCGGGCTCTGAGGATCTCCACTTTCCGACCAAATATTCTCTACCATTCCTCTCTCAATGCAAGGTTTGTTTCCTGAAACAACACTGGTCTTACAAGAGGAACCCTCGGTACAATGCTATTAGGTTCTTCACAACAATTGTCGTCGGCATCTTGTTCGGCCTTATCTTTTGGAACAAAGGACAACAAAT TTTTATGTCTTAA